A single region of the Kwoniella botswanensis chromosome 1, complete sequence genome encodes:
- a CDS encoding glycerol-3-phosphate dehydrogenase (NAD(+)), with product MSAQSTAPSTPDVARDFSDLEISSTVTTPAATRPSSPIPAALPPSPLASGKHKICVIGSGSWGTALAKIAAENAWKRNDEFHSEVRMWVREKIVNGKPLTHIINRTHLNSRYLPDIKLPKNLVATPHLKDVVKDATLIVFVVPHQFLHTVLGELGKPGVLHPQARAISAIKGVEVNGTDIETFASLIEGRVGTPCSALSGANIALEVAMGQFCETTIGCPTHEDSLLWSAVFHAPTFRVNAVEDVNGVSLGGALKNIVALAAGFVDGLGLGGNTKAAILRIGLSEMTEFCLEFFAGSQRETFSNESAGIADLITTCYGGRNRKCAEEFAKTGQPFDVIEKKLLNGQKLQGTATAEEVHNFLRARKRTHAYPLFEKVYQISFEGLPPKALVQGL from the exons ATGTCAGCTCAATCCACCGCCCCTTCCACCCCAGACGTTGCTAGGGATTTCTCAGATCTGGAAATTTCTTCCACCGTCACCACTCCAG CCGCTACTCGACCCTCTTCCCCTATTCCCGCTGccttaccaccttctccactcGCCTCTGGCAAACATAAGATCTGTGTAATCGGATCCGGATCATGGGGTACTGCCCTCGCTAAGATCGCTGCTGAAAACGCCTGGAAGAGGAACGACGAGTTCCATTCGGAAGTTCGTATGTGGGTCAGAGAGAAGATC GTAAATGGAAAACccctcactcacatcatcaacCGAACTCATCTCAACTCTCGATATCTGCCAGACATCAAATTGCCCAAAAACCTCGTCGCTACACCTCATTTGAAAGATGTTGTCAAAGATGCGACTTTGATCGTTTTCGTCGTACCTCATCAATTCCTTCACACCGTTTTGGGTGAATTGGGCAAACCCGGTGTTCTCCATCCTCAAGCTCGAGCCATCTCGGCTATCAAGGGTGTAGAAGTCAACGGAACTGACATTGAGACTTTTGCAAGTCTCATTGAAGGCAGAGTCGGTACACCCTGTTCGGCTTTGAGTGGAGCTAACATTGCTTTGGAGG TCGCAATGGGACAATTCTGCGAGACCACCATCGGTTGTCCAACCCATGAAGACTCCTTACTCTGGTCAGCAGTCTTCCACGCCCCCACCTTCCGAGTCAACGCTGTGGAAGATGTGAACGGTGTATCCCTCGGTGGAGCGTTGAAGAACATTGTCGCTCTCGCTGCTGGATTTGTAGATGGATTGGGTTTGGGTGGAAACACCAAAGCTGCTATTTTGAGGATTGGTCTGAGCGAGATGACAGAGTTCTGTTTGGAATTCTTTGCTGGAAGTCAAAGGGAGAC CTTCTCAAACGAATCCGCTGGTATTGCCGATTTGATCACGACATGTTACGGAGGAAGAAATAGAAAGTGCGCAGAGGAATTCGCAAAGACGGGTCAACCATTCGACGTCATCGAGAAGAAACTGCTCAACGGTCAGAAATTACAAGGAACAGCCACTGCCGAAGAGGTCCACAACTTCTTGAGAGCGAGAAAGAGGACACACGCCTATCCATTATTCGAGAAAGTCTACCAAATCTCTTTCGAAGGATTACCTCCTAAAGCTTTGGTTCAAGGTTTATAA